ACTGCCACTTGAGATCACCACAGTGCTTTTCATGAGTCCTGAGATCTGACAACACCGAGAATTGCTTGCAGTTACATCGTTTGCAAACATACATCTTGGGACAATGGCTCCTCTTGTAATGATTCTTCACACAAATCATGGATTTCAAGGGTTGGAACTTGGCATGTTTCTGGTTCCACCTACAACCTTCCTGAGGACATGAATACTTCTTATTCATTTTAGTTGAACAGTTTCCCAAGGCACTACTGCTACTACTTCCCTCCCTAGGATTCTTCATGGGGTTAATCAAAGCAGCACTGCTCTTGTATTCATCCCCGTGAGCTCTCATGTGCATTCTCAAATTTGCGTCTCGCTTGAACCCTTTACCGCAAACTTGACAGTAATGTGTGTACTTAGCTAATAAGTCTTCAGCATCCAATTCGATTATGTCATAATTCATAGCTGGAACCGCTTCACACCCTCCGCTAATTTCACTTCTTCGAGGAAATTCAACAAATTCTTTCCTTTCCAGCTTATCGTCATTACTAACTTGTAAACTTCGATTCCTATTATTGCCATTAGTGTTGTTACGGCCATTATTGCAGGTGTCGCCATACCAGCTAATCGTTTCAGCACTAGAATAAAAGCTTTGCCCTTTTTCTTGAACAATGTTACCAACACAAATATCACTGAAGTTGGGTGGTTGAGAGATCCGATTATCAGGAATCACCCTAACATACTGCTGATGCAATTCAGTGTTGATATTGTTACCTGAAGCAGTTCCAAGAGACATCTGTTGGCAAATAAATATCATGGAAGATGCTGTGACAATGATATCTTGAACCAAAGAACCCATGCTTGAGACGGCTAAAGAAGTTGACTCCGGATGAGCTTGATCAGGAGATATAAGGATGCTAACAAGTGACTGAGCCTCGTGAACTTTATCTTTCAGGATGGAGAGATTGTAGAGGAGAGTGGTTGAATGAGACTGATCTGGGCCTGAACCTGAACCAGCTTCGAGGGAAGATGGAACCATGTTTTCTTCAGCCAAGGGATACATTGGCAAACCTTGTGATGCACTGGGGAAACATGAAGCGGACCCTGAAATCATTTTCAAGAAATTATTGGTTgattttatcttttctttgttgGGATTTGAATAGCACTCTCTAAAACTAAAAGGTTTGTTTTTGAGGAAGACATTTGAGGGAGAACAAAGAGAGCTCTAAGTCAACTTAAGAGCTTGTTTACGTTCATCCCCACTTAAGACCTTCCTCAGTTATTCACTAATCTCGCAACTTTGTCGATTGGCGacgattaaaaataattttaaagtcaATGACAAAGTTGGCATACGTTTTCATAATGAATTTGTTTTAAGTTTGCTTtgctattaaaattattaatttaatattttttatattaatgtattgtttttttctaattttaagaaataagtttttttcccctttttagcTAAAATACTGCTTGTCTTATTTCATTTTGTGAGTAGACAACATAAGTCATTACAACTAAACAACATTATGGATCAACTCCTCGTTAGAACAAAGAGATTATTCCAACAAGAAACTAAGATTATTCCACAGGAGTCCATCCTTAATCAACGAGGGTGGTGGAGTTGACATGCACAAACACTTTTTTGACTGTCCTGAAATGGAGTTTGCAGCCCTATTTGCATTCTTCTTATCAAAGTTAAACTTCAAGCTGTCAACTTCAGTCACCAATCTGTCATCTTTGCCTTAGCCTAGTTTGAGCATCCATCTTACCCTTTCCTCAATAACAATATTGAGAGAGTGTCATGGTCTGGCACAACCATGAGATCTCACTTGGTGGATCAGACAAGGTCAAAGCCTTGAGTGAGAGTTCTCTTATGGTGGATCTTGAAGGGCAAATGTCATGCAAGAGCATCGAGCAGCAACATGATGGTAGGCCATATGTGAATGAGATCAAAGGGGGATGGTGATTCCATTCAGTGGGTTGAGCTACAAGGAGCCCATATGTGGGGGAAGTGTGCTTGGAGAATGCCTTGTGATGGCTTTGGAGTGCTAGGTAAGAAAACTACCCTTGTTTCAATCATTTAATGTTCCCTATATGAGCATAGCTATAAAAGCTATTAAGCTCTTTACAGGCAGTGATAGGTGTTATATCTCCACCTCCCCCTCACCTTGGCTAGTTGATGGGATTTGCTTGGTGCAAACAAGCTATTCATGACGAGAAAGATGCCATGGTGTTTGGTCACCGAATAAgtgtgtaacagctcgttttttgtcaaatcgaaacagtgatttcgggacttCAAATtcgaagtaaaaataattattttattatttttttaggtcGACATCATGATTGTATTGTTGTgaaaaaatttcgttaagaaattttatcgtttatatgctcaatttgtgaaaaaaaaactaaatcgcataaagtgcgaaagttgtgttctattagttaaaggttttATTAGCTATGGTTTTTAAAATGGAggtctttatgttgtaattagtccATTAAGAGGTTAGTGGACTTCTATGGACATGAAATGGATGTTATTAAATGGTTATGTTAataaggttattttagtaaattataaaatatgttagGTAAATTAAAGAACAAACAAAAAGGTGTTGTTTTGTTCATCTTTCTCCACCGAATGTGCAAGAAGAAAACCTCCATGGATGCTAGTTAAGGTTCAGCTAGTATTAACTTTGCATTTAAGCATTTTTCatctcagtttttaatgatttttatgtttttggaatcaaatgaggggactaatttgcaaaaccattgaaatgtttaatatttgtcattgatgagtataatagggtttttaagtttaatggaagaatatgagtccttgttgatagttaaacactttttgttaagtgatttttagtgaaattgtcatTTGGGAGctaaattgaaatatatgaaatttatgtggtaaatatgtgaaataatgaaaattatggactgttatggatatagtgataattcagctagcttgggtgtgatttaaattgcatgaatttgcattttacgagctaaggactaaattgtaaaaatatcaaaatagtagggaaaaagtgtaatttttccataagaTGATTTTTGGCCTAAATTGAATGGAATGataattaaatagtttaattttgattacatatagatcaagaaaaactaACTTCgtatctagatcgaggaaaaaacaaagtactcgactaatcgacCTATTTCACCGTATTTACATTCGAGGTAAATTCGTATGTAATgagctttattataattgtatttaaatgatttgatattgcataaattgtgaatacgagaCTACGGGCATGATCGACAATGATTCGATAGTAATTGGAAAGTGATTCGACTACAATTTGGCATtggaaatcccagttgaaccttaagaatagtttaggatactagtgacatgtcattagagtgttgatttggcttcgggccatgatatcggtACTTCGGGTGTGAGTTATAACGATTTGGCTTCAagccatgatatcagtacttcgGAGATAAGTTACCTTGTTTGGCTTCGGgacatggtataggtacttattgtGCGAGACTCTTGAGTATCCAAATCCTAATCCGAATGGTTtaacgggtaaatgaaagatgtggttgagtatgagattggtagagatggtacaggtatgtacggaaattattcgaatattgaaattatggaatTGATGAATTCCTTGGTAAGTTGTGTGAATGAAATATCGATAGCTTTGAGACTTAACTGAATTGTTGTACATTGCTTTCCATTATTTGATTGGAAAATAATTGATGAGATTTGTTTATTgtttttcatacgagcttactaagctatatagcttacatcgttaattttccatgttttataatgCGTCTAAAGCTAGGTCAGATTCGGGgatcgtcatcacactatccaactattaCCTCGGTACTTTTAgacttaagtattttgagtatatggtatatatagggactttggtcattttggttatgagttggtaatgattttggccatttgaattggcttgtagatgtttatgttttggtttgtatatataatcatgagtgatggcttattttgggttattttgatatgcttgaatcatgtatatatatatatgcatgtgtttatGTAttatgaaatgtaacaccccttaaccctaaaTCGTCACCAGatcagggttacggagcattatcggacaTATTGGATAACTTagaaataattcataaataaataacattcatAGCATAGTTTAACTTTTAAGTCTTTACaatagaccctcgaggcccaaaatacgtatTAGGAGTGgaacg
The sequence above is drawn from the Gossypium hirsutum isolate 1008001.06 chromosome A05, Gossypium_hirsutum_v2.1, whole genome shotgun sequence genome and encodes:
- the LOC107906639 gene encoding protein SENSITIVE TO PROTON RHIZOTOXICITY 2, with the protein product MISGSASCFPSASQGLPMYPLAEENMVPSSLEAGSGSGPDQSHSTTLLYNLSILKDKVHEAQSLVSILISPDQAHPESTSLAVSSMGSLVQDIIVTASSMIFICQQMSLGTASGNNINTELHQQYVRVIPDNRISQPPNFSDICVGNIVQEKGQSFYSSAETISWYGDTCNNGRNNTNGNNRNRSLQVSNDDKLERKEFVEFPRRSEISGGCEAVPAMNYDIIELDAEDLLAKYTHYCQVCGKGFKRDANLRMHMRAHGDEYKSSAALINPMKNPREGSSSSSALGNCSTKMNKKYSCPQEGCRWNQKHAKFQPLKSMICVKNHYKRSHCPKMYVCKRCNCKQFSVLSDLRTHEKHCGDLKWQCSCGTTFSRKDKLMGHVALFVGHTPALATNPMANPG